In Acidovorax sp. GBBC 1281, a single window of DNA contains:
- a CDS encoding 50S ribosomal protein L25/general stress protein Ctc, which yields MNFVAFERAKQGTGASRRLRNTGKTPGIVYGGAAEPQLIEIDHNALWHALKKEAFHSSVLDMEVAGTTSKVLLRDVQYHPYKQLVLHIDFQRVDAKTKLHMKVPLHYSGAEESDAVKVDKCLVNPVVNELDVSCMPSDLPEFIAVDLTKLKKGASLHLKDIKLPRGVSAVIRGGQNNPVLVSVTNPVVEVEAPAADAAPAADAKGGKGKKK from the coding sequence ATGAACTTCGTCGCTTTTGAGCGCGCCAAGCAAGGTACGGGTGCGAGCCGCCGTCTGCGCAACACGGGCAAGACGCCCGGCATCGTCTACGGCGGTGCCGCCGAGCCCCAACTGATCGAGATCGACCACAACGCGCTGTGGCACGCCCTCAAGAAGGAAGCCTTCCACTCCAGCGTGCTGGACATGGAAGTGGCCGGCACCACCTCCAAGGTGCTGCTGCGTGACGTGCAATACCACCCCTACAAGCAACTCGTGCTGCACATCGACTTCCAGCGCGTGGATGCCAAGACCAAGCTGCACATGAAGGTGCCACTGCACTACAGCGGCGCTGAAGAATCCGACGCCGTGAAGGTGGACAAGTGCCTGGTCAACCCCGTCGTGAACGAACTCGACGTGTCGTGCATGCCTTCGGACCTGCCCGAATTCATCGCCGTGGACCTGACCAAGCTGAAGAAGGGTGCATCGCTGCACCTGAAGGACATCAAGCTGCCCCGCGGCGTGAGCGCCGTGATCCGTGGCGGCCAGAACAACCCCGTTCTGGTGTCCGTGACCAACCCCGTGGTCGAAGTGGAAGCACCTGCTGCCGACGCAGCACCTGCCGCCGACGCCAAGGGCGGCAAGGGCAAGAAGAAGTAA
- a CDS encoding lipoprotein insertase outer membrane protein LolB, which produces MRHAAIGVRRADAKSAWPAWSTWLATVAFLLLTGCAQHARLATQDAAPSDAWSGRLSLQVDDPAAQPLNAAFELRGAPEQGELTLLNPFGNVIAKLAWSPGLATLTNGSETRRSDSLDALVLQLTGSTVPVSALFGWLKREPIAVDGWEAELDGMDRGRLVAHRRSPLPHATLRIALDR; this is translated from the coding sequence ATGCGGCATGCCGCAATCGGTGTTCGCCGCGCAGATGCCAAAAGCGCCTGGCCTGCCTGGAGCACCTGGCTGGCAACGGTGGCCTTCTTGCTCCTCACGGGTTGTGCGCAGCACGCTCGTTTGGCCACGCAGGATGCAGCGCCCAGCGATGCATGGAGCGGCCGGCTCTCGCTGCAAGTGGACGATCCCGCCGCACAACCGTTGAACGCTGCATTCGAATTGCGAGGCGCCCCCGAACAAGGGGAACTGACGCTTCTCAACCCCTTCGGCAATGTGATTGCCAAGCTGGCTTGGTCGCCCGGACTGGCCACACTGACCAACGGATCGGAAACGCGACGATCCGACTCGCTGGACGCGCTGGTCCTGCAACTGACAGGCAGCACGGTGCCAGTTTCCGCCTTGTTCGGCTGGCTCAAACGCGAACCCATCGCGGTCGATGGCTGGGAGGCAGAACTCGACGGCATGGACCGTGGCAGGCTCGTCGCTCACCGTCGCAGCCCCTTGCCCCACGCCACACTGCGCATTGCCCTGGACCGCTGA
- the ispE gene encoding 4-(cytidine 5'-diphospho)-2-C-methyl-D-erythritol kinase, giving the protein MRSLHDVPAPAKLNLFLHINGRRADGYHLLQSVFMLIDWCDTLHFELREDGGITREDLSEALPPQDLCVRAASALQLATGCTLGAHIGIEKRVPAQAGMGGGSSDAASTLLALNRLWNLQLTRGELERIGLSLGADVPFFLRGHNAWVEGIGETIRPLEKAHALPRTQFLVVKPEAGLDTKSIFSHPSLKRDSGCATILGFAAAHYQFGSNDLQPVAQALCPEIGQALQWLESKGLQGRMTGSGSAVFAQMPQAVNLQDAPGAWQVKACENLMIHPLAGWASDQDFG; this is encoded by the coding sequence ATGCGGTCTTTGCACGATGTGCCGGCGCCGGCCAAGCTCAATCTCTTTCTGCACATTAACGGGCGACGCGCCGACGGCTACCACCTGCTGCAATCGGTGTTCATGCTGATCGATTGGTGCGACACGCTCCATTTCGAACTGCGCGAGGACGGCGGGATCACCAGGGAGGACCTGTCGGAGGCGCTGCCCCCACAAGACCTTTGCGTGCGCGCAGCCTCGGCCTTGCAGCTTGCCACCGGATGCACGCTGGGAGCACACATCGGCATTGAAAAGCGAGTTCCAGCGCAGGCGGGGATGGGGGGTGGTTCGTCCGATGCGGCCTCGACCCTGCTGGCCCTCAACCGATTGTGGAACCTGCAACTGACGCGTGGGGAACTGGAGCGCATCGGGCTGTCGCTGGGCGCCGACGTGCCATTTTTTTTACGCGGCCATAACGCTTGGGTGGAAGGAATTGGTGAGACAATACGCCCGCTTGAGAAAGCGCATGCACTGCCAAGAACACAATTCCTGGTGGTCAAACCAGAAGCGGGATTGGATACGAAATCGATTTTTTCGCACCCTTCCTTAAAACGCGATTCTGGCTGTGCTACAATCTTAGGCTTTGCTGCAGCACACTACCAATTTGGAAGTAATGATCTGCAGCCGGTTGCTCAGGCACTGTGCCCCGAGATCGGTCAAGCCCTTCAGTGGCTGGAGTCGAAAGGGTTGCAAGGCCGAATGACTGGCTCGGGAAGTGCAGTGTTTGCGCAAATGCCACAGGCAGTGAACTTGCAAGACGCGCCCGGCGCGTGGCAAGTGAAGGCATGTGAAAATCTGATGATTCATCCTCTGGCAGGATGGGCCTCGGATCAGGATTTCGGTTGA
- a CDS encoding ABC transporter permease has translation MGPFLLKRLLTLIATLAGASVVVFVVLEIMPGNAAQMLMGPDASPEAVAALATKLGLDQPALQRYGHWVGGLLTGQLGDSYAYGTPVRDLVLERLALTVPLALMAMAITTVLALLAGVYAASRHNRWGDVGVMGLAQIGIAIPNFWFAILLILLFSVKLQWFSAGGFPGWTEDSGGSPLEALKALLLPAISLAVVQAAILARITRSSVLEVLHEDFVRTARAKGLSRRAALWGHVLRNAMIPVVTVMGLQFANLLAGTIVVENVFYLPGLGRLIFQSIANRDLIVVRNCVMLLAAMVIVVNFVVDLLYAAIDPRVKASDL, from the coding sequence ATGGGACCCTTCCTCCTCAAACGGTTGCTCACGCTCATCGCCACGCTGGCCGGGGCGTCGGTGGTCGTGTTCGTGGTGCTGGAGATCATGCCCGGCAATGCGGCGCAGATGCTGATGGGGCCGGATGCCTCGCCCGAGGCCGTGGCCGCCCTGGCGACGAAGCTGGGGCTGGACCAGCCCGCGCTGCAGCGCTACGGCCACTGGGTGGGCGGGCTGCTCACGGGCCAGCTGGGCGACAGCTACGCCTACGGCACTCCGGTGCGGGATCTGGTGCTGGAGCGGCTGGCGCTCACCGTGCCGCTGGCGCTGATGGCCATGGCGATCACCACCGTGCTGGCGCTGCTGGCGGGCGTGTACGCGGCATCGCGCCACAACCGCTGGGGCGACGTGGGCGTGATGGGGCTGGCGCAGATCGGCATCGCCATTCCGAATTTCTGGTTCGCCATCCTGCTGATCCTGCTGTTCTCGGTGAAGCTGCAGTGGTTCTCGGCGGGCGGCTTTCCGGGCTGGACCGAGGACAGCGGCGGTAGCCCGCTTGAGGCGCTGAAGGCACTGCTGCTGCCCGCGATCTCGCTGGCCGTGGTGCAGGCGGCGATCCTGGCGCGCATCACCCGCTCGTCGGTGCTGGAGGTGCTGCACGAGGACTTCGTGCGCACGGCCCGTGCCAAGGGCCTGTCACGCCGCGCGGCGCTCTGGGGCCACGTGCTGCGCAACGCGATGATTCCCGTGGTGACGGTGATGGGCCTGCAGTTCGCCAACCTGCTGGCCGGCACCATCGTGGTGGAGAACGTGTTCTACCTGCCGGGCCTGGGGCGGCTGATCTTCCAGTCGATCGCCAACCGCGACCTGATCGTGGTGCGCAACTGCGTGATGCTGCTGGCGGCCATGGTGATCGTGGTGAACTTCGTGGTGGACCTTCTCTATGCCGCCATCGACCCGCGCGTGAAAGCGAGCGACCTGTGA
- a CDS encoding YfhL family 4Fe-4S dicluster ferredoxin, which yields MALMITDECINCDVCEPECPNQAIYLGEAIYEIDPAKCTECVGHFDEPQCVQICPVACIPVSPQHVESRETLFQKYERLQAAAAQGAAS from the coding sequence ATGGCTTTGATGATCACCGACGAGTGCATCAACTGCGACGTGTGCGAGCCCGAGTGCCCCAACCAGGCCATCTACCTGGGCGAAGCCATCTATGAAATCGACCCGGCCAAATGCACCGAGTGCGTGGGCCATTTCGATGAGCCGCAGTGCGTGCAGATCTGCCCTGTGGCCTGCATTCCGGTCAGCCCGCAGCATGTGGAAAGCCGCGAAACCCTGTTCCAGAAGTACGAGCGCCTGCAAGCCGCGGCGGCCCAGGGCGCGGCGTCCTGA
- the mutM gene encoding bifunctional DNA-formamidopyrimidine glycosylase/DNA-(apurinic or apyrimidinic site) lyase — MPELPEVEVTRLSIAKGIFGAVIQSVTVGKPLRWPLGCPPEGLIGRTITAVRRRGKYLLLDLDGGLLLIHLGMSGSLRLGQSLEARGPHDHFEMETTLGTLRLRDPRRFGAVVWAQDEGAEEAKKLLGSLGVEPLSELFTVDGLFAGLRASRAPVKQVLLSGKVVVGVGNIYASEVLFLAGIRPTVKSSTIGLERVRRLHAAIREVLARAVERGGSTLRDFASADGSEGHFQLEAHVYGRHNEACRACGSPVRMIRQGQRSTYYCIRCQKA, encoded by the coding sequence ATGCCTGAGTTGCCGGAAGTGGAAGTAACGCGACTCAGCATCGCGAAGGGGATTTTCGGCGCGGTAATCCAGTCGGTCACGGTGGGCAAACCATTGAGATGGCCACTCGGTTGCCCGCCCGAGGGGTTGATTGGCCGCACCATCACGGCAGTGCGGCGCCGGGGCAAGTATTTGCTCCTGGACCTGGACGGAGGGCTTCTCCTGATCCATCTCGGCATGTCAGGGAGCCTTCGTCTGGGGCAATCGCTGGAAGCGCGTGGTCCACACGACCATTTTGAAATGGAAACGACTTTGGGGACCCTGCGCCTGCGGGATCCTCGAAGATTCGGCGCAGTGGTTTGGGCGCAAGACGAGGGCGCCGAAGAAGCGAAGAAGCTGTTGGGCTCACTGGGGGTGGAACCCCTTTCCGAGCTGTTCACCGTCGACGGTCTCTTTGCTGGTTTGCGTGCGAGCCGGGCGCCTGTGAAGCAGGTCTTGCTCAGTGGCAAAGTGGTGGTGGGTGTCGGAAACATCTACGCATCGGAAGTGCTGTTCCTGGCGGGTATCCGCCCGACCGTGAAGTCATCGACCATCGGCTTGGAGCGGGTTCGCCGCCTGCACGCAGCCATTCGCGAGGTGCTGGCGCGCGCGGTGGAGCGCGGCGGCAGCACGCTGCGGGACTTTGCCAGCGCGGACGGCAGTGAGGGCCATTTCCAGCTGGAGGCGCATGTCTATGGACGGCACAACGAGGCGTGCCGGGCCTGTGGGTCTCCGGTGCGAATGATCCGGCAAGGCCAGCGCAGCACCTACTATTGCATCCGTTGCCAGAAGGCATAG
- a CDS encoding ribose-phosphate pyrophosphokinase, giving the protein MQANHPDFMVFTGNANPGMAADIARHLGTTLGAVDVGRFSDGEVTVEIKQNVRARDVFVVQSTCAPTNENLMELLIMVDALKRASAERISAVIPYFGYARQDRRPRSSRVPISAKVVANMLQAVGVARVLTMDLHADQIQGFFDIPVDNIYASPVLLGDLRQKQYDDLIVVSPDVGGVVRARALAKQLNCDLAIIDKRRPKANVSEVMHVIGEIDGRNCVIMDDMIDTAGTLVKAAEVLKERGAKKVYAYCTHPIFSGPAIERIAKGSALDEVVVTNTIPLSEAAKGCTKIRQLSVAPLIAETIQRIAKGESVMSLFSDQDNLF; this is encoded by the coding sequence ATGCAAGCCAATCACCCCGACTTCATGGTTTTCACCGGCAACGCCAATCCTGGGATGGCGGCGGACATTGCCCGGCACCTCGGCACCACGCTGGGTGCAGTGGACGTGGGCCGTTTCTCCGACGGCGAAGTCACTGTCGAAATCAAGCAGAACGTCCGTGCTCGCGATGTGTTCGTCGTGCAGTCGACCTGCGCGCCGACCAACGAAAACCTCATGGAACTGCTGATCATGGTCGATGCGCTCAAGCGCGCTTCGGCCGAACGCATCAGCGCGGTGATTCCCTACTTCGGCTATGCCCGCCAGGACCGCCGTCCGCGCTCCAGCCGCGTGCCGATCTCCGCCAAGGTGGTGGCCAACATGCTGCAGGCCGTGGGCGTGGCCCGCGTGCTGACGATGGACCTGCATGCAGACCAGATCCAGGGCTTCTTCGACATCCCCGTGGACAACATCTACGCATCGCCCGTGCTGCTGGGCGACCTGCGCCAGAAACAATACGACGACCTGATCGTCGTGTCGCCCGATGTGGGCGGCGTGGTGCGCGCACGGGCCCTGGCCAAGCAGTTGAACTGCGATCTGGCCATCATCGACAAGCGCCGCCCGAAGGCCAACGTATCGGAAGTGATGCATGTGATCGGCGAGATCGACGGCCGCAACTGCGTGATCATGGACGACATGATCGACACCGCCGGCACACTCGTGAAGGCCGCCGAAGTGCTCAAGGAGCGTGGCGCCAAGAAGGTGTACGCCTACTGCACGCACCCCATTTTCTCGGGCCCGGCCATCGAGCGCATCGCCAAGGGCTCCGCACTCGACGAAGTGGTCGTGACCAACACCATCCCCTTGAGCGAAGCCGCCAAGGGATGCACCAAGATTCGCCAACTCTCCGTGGCACCGCTGATCGCAGAAACGATCCAGCGCATCGCCAAGGGAGAGTCGGTGATGAGTCTGTTCTCGGACCAGGACAACCTCTTCTGA
- a CDS encoding ABC transporter permease, whose amino-acid sequence MPPSPATPSQPVPAAGAAPSGLRRALRHRSFAIGAVLSLLLVLAALVSFVWMPGSPYDMDMEAKLLPPSAAHWLGTDAFGRDVASLLLVGARNSILVGVIAVGIGLSIGTALGLLAAARRGWVEELIMRMADFTFAFPAILSAIMLTAVFGAGVVNSIIAIGIFNIPTFARVTRASANAVWSREFILAARACGKGPWRITREHVLPNIAAALIVQATIQFALAILAEAALSYLGLGTQPPQPSWGRMLSEAQTLMFQAPLLAVWPGVAIALAVLGLNLLGDGLRDLLDPRLSRQR is encoded by the coding sequence ATGCCCCCGTCCCCCGCCACGCCCTCCCAGCCCGTCCCGGCAGCGGGGGCCGCGCCGTCCGGCCTGCGCCGCGCGCTGCGCCACCGCAGCTTCGCCATCGGCGCGGTGCTGTCGCTGCTGCTGGTGCTGGCGGCGCTGGTGTCCTTCGTGTGGATGCCCGGCTCGCCCTACGACATGGACATGGAGGCCAAGCTGTTGCCCCCCTCGGCCGCGCACTGGCTGGGCACCGATGCGTTCGGGCGCGACGTGGCCTCGCTGCTGCTGGTGGGGGCGCGCAATTCCATCCTGGTGGGGGTGATCGCGGTGGGCATCGGCCTGTCCATCGGCACAGCGCTCGGGCTGCTGGCGGCGGCGCGGCGCGGCTGGGTGGAAGAACTCATCATGCGGATGGCGGACTTCACCTTCGCGTTCCCGGCGATTCTCTCGGCCATCATGCTCACCGCCGTGTTCGGGGCGGGCGTGGTCAATTCGATCATCGCCATCGGCATCTTCAACATCCCCACTTTCGCCCGGGTCACGCGCGCCTCCGCCAATGCCGTGTGGTCACGCGAATTCATCCTGGCGGCGCGCGCCTGCGGCAAGGGCCCGTGGCGCATCACGCGGGAGCACGTGCTGCCCAACATCGCGGCGGCGCTGATCGTGCAGGCCACGATCCAGTTCGCGCTGGCCATCCTGGCCGAGGCCGCGCTGTCGTACCTGGGCCTGGGCACGCAGCCGCCGCAACCGTCCTGGGGCCGCATGCTGAGCGAGGCGCAGACGCTGATGTTCCAGGCGCCGCTGCTGGCCGTGTGGCCCGGCGTGGCGATCGCGCTGGCGGTGCTGGGGCTGAACCTGCTGGGCGACGGCCTGCGCGACCTGCTCGACCCACGGCTGTCGCGCCAGCGCTGA
- a CDS encoding tetratricopeptide repeat protein: MDYYGLMAQSHRLWTITLACAMVTGTLSAQAQNSPAPTSQAGLRASQESSSDAAAALDAELFYEILLGEISTTGGDPGTGYSLMLEAARRSGDGQLYRRAVEIALQSRSAEYALAAAKAWKSAQPHSREANRYVLQILIALNRIEETSDLLKQELDQSRANDRAMTLQAIPQLYGRASDKAMAAKVVEQALADQLSNPASGPSAWITIGRMRLAAGDKKGGLEAARQAQTMDAPAEGVALLALQLLEAGETEAEPLVARYLAGTPKPEIRMVYVRTLLDSQRYAEASKQADLLTQSTPDMAEAWLVKASLHLQANRLDEAYASLTQFQKLLEALPASDPRRSAMTQAFLLQAQIAEKRGNLAEAEAWLGRVENSAELLTVQSRRASLLARQGKLPEALALIRALPAKTPQEERMKLLAEVQLLRDAQKYREAYEAQAKAVALAPQDNELVYDQAMLAEKAGLLDEMEKLLRQIIARQPDYHHAHNALGYSFAERDIRLPEAKQLIAKALEYAPGDPFIMDSLGWVEFRLGNRKEAARLLGDAFKAQPDPEIAAHLGEVLWSLGERDRATSVWKEGLRLNKDNDTLRQTLKRLGANP, encoded by the coding sequence ATGGATTATTATGGGTTGATGGCGCAATCACATCGACTCTGGACCATCACCCTGGCATGCGCCATGGTGACGGGAACTCTTTCTGCACAGGCGCAAAATTCGCCGGCACCGACATCGCAAGCCGGGCTTCGAGCGTCTCAGGAGTCTTCCAGCGATGCAGCCGCAGCGCTCGATGCAGAATTGTTCTATGAAATCCTGCTCGGGGAGATCAGCACCACGGGGGGGGATCCCGGCACCGGTTATTCGCTCATGCTCGAAGCGGCCCGCCGCAGTGGCGATGGCCAGCTTTATCGACGGGCCGTCGAGATTGCCCTGCAATCGCGCTCGGCCGAATATGCGCTGGCGGCAGCGAAGGCGTGGAAAAGCGCACAGCCTCATTCGCGCGAGGCCAACCGGTACGTGTTGCAGATCCTCATTGCGCTCAATCGCATCGAGGAGACGTCCGACCTGCTCAAACAGGAATTGGATCAATCGCGTGCGAATGACAGGGCGATGACGCTCCAGGCCATTCCTCAGTTGTACGGACGGGCCAGCGACAAGGCCATGGCCGCCAAGGTCGTCGAGCAGGCGCTGGCAGATCAGCTCAGCAACCCGGCATCCGGCCCGTCCGCATGGATCACCATCGGCCGAATGCGCCTGGCCGCGGGCGACAAGAAGGGTGGGCTGGAAGCCGCACGCCAGGCCCAGACCATGGATGCGCCCGCCGAAGGCGTCGCCTTGCTGGCGCTGCAACTGCTGGAAGCCGGCGAGACAGAGGCCGAGCCATTGGTTGCCCGCTATCTGGCCGGGACACCCAAGCCGGAAATCCGCATGGTGTACGTTCGCACCCTGCTGGACTCACAACGCTATGCGGAAGCCTCCAAGCAGGCGGATCTGCTGACCCAGAGCACGCCGGACATGGCAGAAGCCTGGCTGGTCAAAGCCAGCCTGCATTTGCAGGCCAACCGCCTCGATGAGGCGTATGCGTCCCTGACGCAGTTTCAGAAACTCCTCGAGGCACTGCCTGCGAGCGATCCGCGCCGCAGCGCGATGACGCAGGCATTCCTGCTGCAAGCCCAGATCGCAGAAAAGCGGGGCAACCTGGCGGAAGCGGAGGCTTGGCTGGGCCGGGTCGAGAACTCCGCAGAACTGCTGACGGTGCAAAGCCGCAGGGCATCCCTATTGGCTCGCCAGGGCAAGTTGCCCGAAGCCCTTGCGCTCATTCGCGCGCTGCCCGCGAAGACGCCCCAGGAAGAGCGAATGAAATTGCTCGCCGAGGTCCAGCTGCTGCGCGATGCACAGAAATACCGGGAAGCCTATGAAGCCCAAGCCAAGGCCGTTGCCTTGGCTCCGCAAGACAACGAACTCGTCTATGACCAAGCCATGCTGGCCGAAAAAGCGGGCTTGCTGGACGAGATGGAAAAGCTGCTGCGGCAGATCATTGCCCGCCAGCCCGACTACCACCATGCCCACAACGCGCTGGGATACTCATTCGCAGAGCGCGACATCCGGCTGCCGGAAGCCAAACAGCTGATTGCCAAGGCGCTGGAATACGCGCCCGGCGACCCGTTCATCATGGACAGTCTCGGCTGGGTCGAGTTTCGGCTCGGCAATCGAAAAGAAGCCGCGCGCTTGCTCGGCGATGCATTCAAGGCGCAGCCCGATCCGGAAATCGCAGCCCATCTCGGAGAGGTATTGTGGTCGCTCGGAGAGCGCGATCGCGCGACATCTGTCTGGAAAGAAGGCCTGCGGCTGAACAAGGACAACGATACCCTGCGCCAGACTTTGAAGCGCCTGGGGGCCAACCCTTGA
- the pth gene encoding aminoacyl-tRNA hydrolase produces the protein MIKLFVGLGNPGPDYDATRHNAGFWWIDALARELKTTLVPDRNYYGLVARTNVHGQSVWLLEPQTFMNLSGKSVAALARFFKIQPDEILVAHDELDIAPGHVKLKRGGSHAGHNGLRDIHAQLGSADYWRLRIGIGHPGIKAEVANWVLKKPSPDQHTLIEDSIAHSLKAHPAMLAGDMEKATLLVHTTKPPRPKPPRPDGV, from the coding sequence ATGATCAAACTGTTTGTGGGCCTGGGCAACCCAGGGCCCGACTACGACGCCACCCGCCACAACGCCGGATTCTGGTGGATCGATGCACTGGCCCGCGAACTGAAAACCACGCTGGTGCCGGACCGCAACTACTACGGCCTTGTCGCCCGCACGAATGTGCATGGGCAAAGCGTCTGGCTGCTGGAGCCCCAGACCTTCATGAATCTCTCGGGCAAGTCGGTGGCGGCGCTGGCGCGGTTCTTCAAGATCCAGCCCGACGAAATCCTGGTGGCGCACGATGAACTCGACATCGCCCCGGGCCATGTGAAGCTCAAGCGCGGCGGCAGCCATGCCGGCCACAACGGACTGCGCGACATCCATGCGCAATTGGGATCGGCGGATTACTGGCGCCTGCGCATCGGGATCGGGCACCCGGGCATCAAGGCGGAAGTGGCGAACTGGGTGCTCAAGAAGCCATCGCCCGACCAGCACACCCTGATCGAAGACAGCATTGCCCATTCGTTGAAGGCGCACCCGGCGATGCTGGCGGGAGATATGGAAAAGGCCACGCTGCTGGTGCACACGACCAAGCCCCCGCGCCCCAAGCCGCCGCGGCCGGACGGCGTTTAA
- a CDS encoding dynamin family protein yields the protein MGPSFNEQFDQHGAWRRAFALQLKQLADWMASHSLMDAAVGEKLQRLEGQVRSDKVMVAFVAEFSRGKSELINAIFFADYGRRIMPASAGRTTMCPTELGYDPGVPVSLRLLPIDTRLQVQGLAEWRLKLERWVQIPLDVNDAGQMARSLEKVAEVRRVTLDEARALGFWHDDLPEENPVPDASGLVEVPMWRHALINIPHPLLKQGLVILDTPGLNAVGAEPELTINLIPQAHAVVFILGADTGVTRSDLSIWREHLAAPSENADARLVVLNKIDTLWDTLNSPEQVQEQLERQRLTSAEMLGISQEHVMLVSAQKGLIAKIQCDDLLLERSGLPLLEEALAQGVMGKRQSILRSAVAAGIAGLRSETSRVINIRRRDLDDQMLELRSLRGKNASVIDSMRTRIEQEQREFEMSTAKIQAVRAVHLKLLRDIFHELGARSLKAELALLTDALQQKGLKLGVRKIYAETFQRLQAIVDKAQSSGTEIHAMLGGTFRQLNTDFGFSLQVPPTPQLEPFLQEIAQIEQRHLQYLGVGNALKLAQPEFAQRLVRALGMRLRTVFESVANDLELWSKSATAQLDAQLRERKRSFARRIEAVDRIQHAASGLVERIAEIEMAEQELGQMETRLNEMTEQLAAVPRAEPPQVSPQTALA from the coding sequence GTGGGACCCTCTTTTAACGAACAGTTCGACCAGCACGGCGCGTGGCGTCGGGCATTCGCACTTCAACTGAAGCAGTTGGCCGACTGGATGGCGTCGCATTCCCTCATGGATGCGGCCGTTGGCGAGAAGCTCCAGCGACTGGAGGGTCAAGTGCGCAGCGACAAAGTCATGGTGGCTTTCGTCGCGGAGTTTTCCCGGGGCAAGTCCGAACTGATCAACGCCATCTTCTTTGCCGACTATGGCCGCCGGATCATGCCCGCCAGCGCGGGACGAACGACGATGTGCCCGACGGAATTGGGCTACGACCCCGGCGTGCCTGTGAGCCTGCGCCTGCTTCCCATCGACACCCGGCTGCAGGTGCAGGGACTGGCCGAGTGGCGCCTGAAACTCGAACGCTGGGTGCAGATTCCCTTGGATGTCAATGATGCGGGACAGATGGCCCGCTCGCTCGAAAAGGTGGCCGAGGTCCGGCGCGTCACCTTGGATGAGGCGCGAGCGCTGGGCTTCTGGCACGACGACCTGCCGGAAGAAAACCCGGTGCCGGACGCCAGCGGCTTGGTGGAAGTTCCGATGTGGCGCCATGCCCTCATCAATATTCCCCATCCGCTGCTCAAGCAGGGCCTGGTCATTCTGGATACGCCCGGGCTGAATGCGGTGGGTGCGGAGCCCGAGCTCACCATCAATCTCATTCCGCAGGCACATGCGGTGGTCTTCATCCTGGGCGCGGACACCGGGGTCACGCGGTCCGACCTGTCGATCTGGCGGGAACATCTGGCAGCCCCATCTGAAAATGCGGATGCCCGCTTGGTGGTCCTCAACAAGATCGACACACTGTGGGACACCCTGAACTCGCCTGAGCAGGTTCAAGAACAACTGGAGCGCCAGCGCCTGACCTCTGCCGAGATGCTGGGTATCTCGCAAGAGCACGTCATGCTGGTGTCAGCCCAGAAAGGGTTGATCGCCAAAATCCAGTGCGATGACCTGTTGCTGGAGCGCAGCGGCTTGCCTCTTTTGGAAGAAGCGCTGGCACAAGGGGTGATGGGCAAGCGCCAGTCCATTCTCCGCTCTGCCGTGGCAGCGGGCATTGCCGGCCTGCGTTCGGAAACCTCCCGCGTGATCAACATCCGCCGGCGCGATCTCGATGACCAGATGCTGGAATTGCGGAGTTTGCGCGGAAAGAATGCTTCCGTCATCGATTCCATGCGCACTCGGATCGAGCAGGAGCAGCGGGAGTTCGAGATGAGCACCGCGAAGATTCAGGCGGTGCGCGCGGTCCATCTCAAATTGCTGCGCGATATCTTCCATGAGCTCGGAGCCCGCTCGCTGAAGGCCGAACTGGCGCTGCTCACAGACGCATTGCAGCAAAAGGGACTGAAGCTGGGCGTGCGCAAAATCTACGCAGAGACCTTCCAGCGGCTGCAGGCCATCGTGGACAAGGCGCAATCTTCGGGCACTGAAATCCATGCCATGTTGGGCGGTACATTCCGACAGCTCAACACGGACTTCGGCTTTTCACTCCAAGTGCCTCCGACTCCGCAACTGGAGCCCTTCCTGCAGGAAATCGCGCAAATTGAGCAGCGGCATTTGCAGTACCTGGGCGTGGGCAATGCCCTCAAACTGGCGCAGCCTGAGTTCGCGCAGCGATTGGTCCGTGCGCTCGGCATGCGGCTTCGTACGGTGTTTGAGTCGGTCGCCAACGATCTGGAGCTCTGGAGCAAATCCGCAACAGCGCAACTGGATGCCCAATTGAGAGAGCGCAAACGGAGCTTTGCACGTCGCATCGAAGCGGTAGACCGCATTCAGCACGCAGCAAGCGGTTTGGTGGAGCGCATTGCAGAGATTGAAATGGCCGAGCAGGAGTTGGGGCAAATGGAAACGCGCTTGAATGAGATGACGGAGCAACTCGCAGCCGTCCCACGCGCCGAGCCGCCCCAGGTCAGCCCGCAAACTGCTCTGGCATGA